In the Besnoitia besnoiti strain Bb-Ger1 chromosome IX, whole genome shotgun sequence genome, GATATTGCgtgcgctgtctccgccgacTGCATTCTCGGTAAGTAGTTCCCacagagcggcgacgccctggAGGCTTTACGACAGTGCCGGAACAGAGGTTATTCTTGCAACTTCGTGTTTGTCTCTCTGTGCAGTGGCTACCACAGCAAACTGGGGAGCATGGGGCTTATCCACCATGCTGGCTCTCATGTCGACTGCTTCGGGAGAGAGTTTACTGACTGAAGACTTGCTTCCGGATGTAATGTCACAGAGGGTGATCCTGAAGACGCTGGTCGAAGAAGGTGAGTACAGTAACCGGCGGCAGGGTAGCGCGGCATGCACTGCTACTTACGAATTTTCAATAGAGGACTTCAGTGGTTGAGCATGGAGGAATGCGCCCAATCTGTCTACCCTGCTTAATTGgcaggcgcccgctgcggcttAACGTGGACACGGGACGAGATAGTGGACAAGTTTGAGGCGGAAGAGAACTGGAAGTTCATTCACGACCTTCGGCAGTTGGCAATGTCAATTCGGCGCTCGTTCCAAGGCGCGATAAGTAAGTATATTTGCGCAGCTGTCTGGTTCCCCCGTAGCTTGTTTTCACAGTGCTATATGGTGTTCTGACATGTGTGGTGGGCGCCCACTGCAGCACCGCCGTCACACGGCAAAGGCCAGGCAGTGACCTCGCCGAACCTTTTGGAGTCAACATTGTCTCAAAATGTTAGAGACCCGCGGGCGGGTGCGTGAGGCACTTTTGCGACGGCGCAAGACGGAGATTCCACCGGAGCCGACGAAGCGAGGAAGTTCACCACTCGGTGAAATAGGCAATGCGCGACAATTGCTTCAGCTCTTCGGACAGCCCCATTCCTTTTCCATCATCATTCCTTTTATCGACAACTTAAAAAACACGTCAGTTCGTGACATGCTCCCGTCACCCCTTGTGGGGGGGTGCGGGTACAAGCACACCTAATGCCATGTGAGGCAGCTCCACAACGGAAGAGGCACCATCGACTGATTCAGACGGCAGCGTGCTGCTAAGCTGCCTGCAGAATCTGGGACCGGTTTCTACTCTTTTTCCGTGATGGGGACTCATTCGAGCGATAAAAACCTGCTCTATTGGAAAAGAGGGCCGAATTCTGTCCCCAGTGGTTGAAAACTTTCTCCCACAGCATAGCGGGCCGCAATGCTGTATTTCTCTTCTTCAACTCGTAACTGCCTCTGTAGCTGCTGCTTCTTGACATGCGGCAGAAGAAAACTCGTTACGAGCTCGCGAACTACAGTATTGGGGTTGGAATATCTTTCCTCAAGCTCGTCGACCACGTGCGAAAGCTGCTCGATGCGCAGCTTCGCTTCGATCACGGCCTGAGCAGTGCACAGCAGAGAGAACTTCCAGCGGTTTATGGCATAGACACAGGGCTCATGCTTTTAGGCTAATGCAGCACACGTCGTACCTGTTGCTTTGCCGCTTTTTCAACGGAGGCTGTGAGTATCCCCTCGACGTAGGAGTCGACGGTCTGGTGATGCAGGCTCATGACGCGCCTGAATGTTTcatcctctcgcgcgcgtagTAGTTCCTCAGCTTGTCGTGTGCCGGACTCTTgggcctctcgcaggcgtctgtctctctctgccaaATTAACCATCACAGCAAtcctcctttcttcttccactTTCCTGAGCTCCTTTGCCAGTTCATCCAACGTCTGTGAGCGTACACACAACGGATCGTCAGTAATGATATCCTACAGCAGGCACACCGCTCCCTCTCATGTGTGGCGAATGGATCGCCAGCGAATCTCTCTCATCGCACAGTTGATCAAGCGTTGGCACCAAATAAGCAAACCCCCGCCACTCTGCTCGCTCGTTTCGAGTAATGCCCGCTACTGTAGCATGACCCTGGCAGAACCAGAGAGTTTAGGGTAGTGGCCTTGATGGCGCTTGCTACACGATAAAAATGTCATCAACTAACCTCCGAGATAGCCTGTCCTTGAATAGACGCGACCAGAACATCGACTGCTTCGTCGGTGATTTCGCGGATAGCGTAAGAGCGTTGGTCTTCCGCTGGGATGTCGTGCAGTTgctcagcggcgcggaggaagcttATCAGGTCGAGTCTCATGTGCTTCCCTGCAAACATTCTCTGCTGACGAGTTTGCCCCCGTAGAACTCGCTGCAGCAAAACTCCAGCTACTTGgacggcctcgtcgtctggcAAAACCTAAAAACGAAGTACCAAAAAATGTCTCAGAAAGTCTCTCTTCAGTCCGAATTTCTCTCTGGGTTGTGGCCCGGATCTCCCCCCCCTCACTGCTGCTGTGGGCCTCTGCACGCAATCTCAACAATCGTGGTGGAACTGACCTCCTCAACTCGAGGCGTTTCAGGTCGCTCTCGTATGTTCCGCATGTGGTACTTTTTCAAAGAGACGCTGGCCTCAGCTCCAGTCCTTGACTGAGAACCGCCAGAGAGAAAAATGGCGCTAGCGACTTCGAGGCCTGGAGTGCTGCCGCgatctctctctgcctgctcCCTTGCGGCTTTTTGCCTGAGGCGTGTCGCCGTGTCCTCTAGGGCCTGCAAGACAGAGATTCAGTCACTCTGGCCGTATGGACGTGTAATGTCTGAGCTGCGGACAGAGGCCGAGAAAAGGGAATATGCCCACGACACACAGACCTGTTTTAGCCTAGCTTCAACGCGCATTGAGGCAGCGGTCTTCTGTCCGTTGTTGAATAGCGCTGCCTTGCTGCTTTGTCCTACTGTTTTTTCAATCTCTGAAAG is a window encoding:
- a CDS encoding c3orf15 protein (encoded by transcript BESB_012180) — encoded protein: MRQKRKFESLLPPVTDENSLQQRASLMKEQEFREWADRENYIKQLHSRLSQEELSQALKTDRKRIKTLRRMWQQRIAVESLISPKRWKAITCSANRESDAFAPRSNKGYIPSDPYASLGIEVPALQALEDTATRLRQKAAREQAERDRGSTPGLEVASAIFLSGGSQSRTGAEASVSLKKYHMRNIRERPETPRVEEVLPDDEAVQVAGVLLQRVLRGQTRQQRMFAGKHMRLDLISFLRAAEQLHDIPAEDQRSYAIREITDEAVDVLVASIQGQAISETLDELAKELRKVEEERRIAVMVNLAERDRRLREAQESGTRQAEELLRAREDETFRRVMSLHHQTVDSYVEGILTASVEKAAKQQAVIEAKLRIEQLSHVVDELEERYSNPNTVVRELVTSFLLPHVKKQQLQRQLRVEEEKYSIAARYAVGESFQPLGTEFGPLFQ